Proteins encoded within one genomic window of Lacipirellulaceae bacterium:
- a CDS encoding ATP-binding cassette domain-containing protein, producing MTLVALEEVSIGFRGPPLLDAVNCRIESGQRIGLLGRNGAGKTTLMKLVSGALTPDQGRVSLAPGVRVTQLRQDVPQEMRGSVADIVAQGVADSAEDWEVQHTAEKQITQMGLDADAEFSSLSSGMKRRVLLAQALVGEPDVLLLDEPTNHLDVEAIIWLEEFLSAWRGTLLFVTHDRAFLRRLATRILEIDRGRIFDWSCDYDTFLVRKEQALAAEEKQNALFDKKLAEEERWIRQGIKARRTRNEGRVRALKAMRDERSKRRDRQGTSKLKIQEVRKSGALVAEAEEVSFSYNDGSPIFESFSTLLMRSDKVGIIGPNGAGKTTLLKVLLGELEPQSGSIKLGTNLDIAYFDQIRGQLDEEETVEHAVGEGYDSIDVVNEKGQPVKKHIYGYLQDFLFAPERSRTQIKFLSGGERNRVLLAKLFAKPANVVVLDEPTNDLDAETLEMLEERLIDFGGTLLVVSHDREFLNNVVTSTIAFETDGVHEYVGGYDDWLRQRKPAARALARETPTSEKPTTAKPHATPKTQTKKLSYKDQRELDTLPALIEELESDLAAWHEKMADPEYFKLPKEELAQNQSELDATQAKLNEAYERWEELEG from the coding sequence TTGACGCTCGTTGCTCTCGAAGAAGTTTCTATCGGTTTCCGCGGCCCACCGCTCTTAGACGCGGTCAATTGCCGCATCGAGTCAGGCCAGCGCATCGGCCTGCTTGGGCGGAACGGTGCTGGCAAGACGACATTGATGAAGCTAGTCTCCGGTGCGCTCACCCCTGACCAAGGAAGGGTGAGTCTCGCTCCGGGCGTGCGTGTCACCCAGCTACGGCAAGATGTGCCGCAAGAGATGCGTGGAAGCGTCGCTGATATCGTTGCCCAAGGGGTTGCCGATTCCGCGGAAGATTGGGAAGTGCAGCACACGGCTGAAAAGCAAATCACCCAAATGGGCCTCGACGCTGATGCGGAATTCTCCTCGCTCTCAAGTGGCATGAAGCGTCGTGTTCTGCTGGCGCAAGCGTTGGTCGGCGAGCCCGATGTGCTGTTGCTCGATGAGCCAACCAACCACTTGGATGTCGAAGCAATCATCTGGCTGGAAGAGTTCCTCTCGGCATGGCGAGGCACGTTGCTCTTCGTCACGCACGACCGCGCCTTCCTTCGGCGACTCGCCACCCGCATCCTCGAGATCGATCGCGGTCGAATCTTCGATTGGTCCTGCGACTACGACACGTTCTTGGTCCGCAAAGAACAGGCCCTCGCCGCGGAGGAAAAGCAGAACGCCCTCTTTGACAAAAAGCTTGCCGAAGAGGAACGCTGGATCCGCCAAGGCATCAAAGCTCGCCGAACTCGAAACGAAGGCCGCGTCCGTGCCCTCAAAGCAATGCGGGACGAGCGTAGCAAACGCCGTGACCGACAAGGTACAAGTAAGCTCAAGATTCAAGAAGTTCGTAAAAGCGGTGCACTTGTCGCTGAGGCAGAAGAAGTCTCGTTTAGTTACAACGATGGCAGCCCGATCTTCGAGAGCTTTTCGACGCTCCTCATGCGGAGTGACAAGGTCGGCATCATCGGGCCAAATGGAGCTGGCAAAACCACGCTGCTGAAAGTGCTGCTCGGCGAGTTGGAACCGCAATCGGGCAGCATCAAGCTCGGCACGAATCTCGACATCGCCTATTTCGATCAAATCCGAGGCCAACTCGACGAAGAAGAAACCGTCGAACACGCTGTCGGCGAAGGGTACGACAGCATCGATGTCGTCAATGAAAAAGGCCAGCCCGTCAAGAAGCACATCTACGGCTACCTCCAAGACTTTCTCTTCGCGCCTGAACGCTCACGTACCCAAATCAAGTTCCTCTCAGGTGGCGAACGCAATCGCGTGTTGCTTGCGAAGCTGTTCGCGAAGCCGGCGAATGTGGTCGTCCTCGATGAACCAACGAATGATCTTGACGCGGAAACTTTGGAGATGCTTGAAGAACGGCTCATCGATTTCGGCGGGACACTGCTTGTTGTAAGCCACGACCGCGAGTTCCTCAACAACGTCGTTACCAGCACCATCGCCTTCGAAACCGACGGCGTCCATGAGTATGTCGGGGGCTACGACGATTGGCTCAGGCAGCGGAAACCCGCCGCTCGCGCCTTAGCAAGAGAAACACCGACCTCCGAAAAACCGACCACGGCGAAACCGCACGCGACGCCGAAAACTCAAACCAAGAAACTCTCCTACAAAGACCAACGAGAACTCGACACACTACCCGCGCTAATCGAGGAACTTGAGAGCGATTTAGCCGCTTGGCACGAGAAAATGGCGGACCCTGAGTACTTCAAGCTGCCCAAGGAAGAACTCGCACAGAACCAATCCGAACTCGACGCAACACAAGCGAAGCTCAACGAAGCCTACGAGCGTTGGGAAGAGCTGGAAGGGTGA
- a CDS encoding methyltransferase domain-containing protein, whose translation MELPVVGLNGDAASTKELNVEAAVRDRYGAAAQEAEPALCCPVDYDPQYLKIIPEEIIERDYGCGDPSKHVAEGETVLDLGSGGGKICYIASQIVGPGGKVIGVDRNDEMLALARKYQGEIGEKIGYKNVDFRKGSIQDLGLDLEAFEQRLAENPIATSSDWLKAESYADELRASKPLVESDSVDVVVSNCVLNLVSNADRKQLFAEIFRVLKRGGRAVISDIVSDEPVPQHLQNDPNLWSGCISGAFVEGEFLKAFEDAGFYGVEILSRQEEAWAVVEGIEFRSVTLRAYKGKEGPCMDHKQAVIYNGPWKQVKDDDGHTLKRGERTAVCKKTFDIYTREPYASHVTPIEPHTLVSPEEATEYDCHRNAVRHVRETKGLDYDETSLPGEDCCGTEGCC comes from the coding sequence ATGGAATTGCCCGTCGTGGGATTGAATGGAGACGCTGCCAGCACGAAGGAGCTGAATGTCGAGGCGGCTGTGCGTGATCGCTATGGTGCGGCTGCACAGGAAGCGGAACCTGCCCTTTGCTGTCCCGTGGACTACGATCCTCAGTACCTAAAGATCATTCCTGAAGAGATCATCGAGCGGGACTATGGTTGCGGTGATCCTTCTAAGCATGTCGCTGAAGGCGAGACAGTGCTCGACTTGGGCAGCGGGGGTGGGAAGATTTGCTACATCGCCTCCCAGATCGTTGGTCCAGGGGGCAAGGTCATCGGCGTTGATCGTAATGATGAGATGCTCGCCCTCGCTCGTAAGTACCAGGGTGAGATCGGCGAGAAGATTGGCTACAAGAACGTCGATTTCCGGAAAGGGAGCATTCAGGACTTGGGGCTCGACTTAGAAGCTTTCGAGCAGAGGTTGGCGGAGAACCCGATAGCCACAAGTTCTGATTGGTTGAAGGCAGAGAGTTACGCCGACGAACTGCGTGCTTCGAAGCCACTTGTCGAAAGCGACTCGGTGGATGTGGTGGTCTCAAATTGCGTGTTGAACCTCGTGAGTAACGCGGATCGCAAGCAGTTGTTCGCCGAGATCTTTCGCGTGTTAAAGCGAGGAGGTCGTGCAGTCATCTCCGACATCGTTAGCGACGAACCGGTTCCGCAGCATTTGCAGAACGATCCGAACCTATGGAGCGGCTGCATCAGTGGTGCGTTCGTTGAGGGAGAGTTCCTCAAGGCGTTTGAAGACGCGGGCTTTTACGGCGTCGAAATACTCAGCCGTCAGGAGGAAGCGTGGGCAGTGGTCGAAGGGATTGAGTTCCGCAGCGTGACGCTCAGAGCTTACAAAGGAAAAGAGGGCCCCTGCATGGATCACAAGCAAGCGGTGATCTACAACGGCCCCTGGAAGCAGGTGAAGGATGACGACGGACACACACTCAAACGCGGTGAGCGGACGGCCGTTTGCAAGAAGACGTTTGACATTTACACACGCGAGCCTTACGCCAGTCACGTGACGCCAATTGAGCCGCACACGCTCGTTTCGCCAGAGGAAGCAACCGAGTACGATTGCCACCGCAATGCGGTGCGGCACGTGCGGGAAACGAAGGGGCTGGATTACGACGAAACGAGCTTGCCGGGAGAGGATTGCTGCGGGACCGAGGGGTGTTGCTAA
- the eno gene encoding phosphopyruvate hydratase has product MSTIVDVHGRQILDSRGNPTVEVDVTLADGTVGSAAVPSGASTGAHEAWELRDGEDAYMGKGVTKAVSHINDEIADELIGMDATDQIGVDQQMLDLDGTPNKSRLGANAILGVSLATAHAAARFCELPLFRYLGGSNARLLPAPMMNILNGGEHADNSVDIQEFMVMPLGFDNFSDALRCGCEIFHNLKKVLSEKGMNTAVGDEGGFAPNLGANAEAFDVILTAIEKAGYKPGEQVWFAMDCAATEFYDSDKKVYTIDGKELDSAGMVDLLASWVDKHPICSIEDGCGEDDWEGWKLLTDKIGDKCQLVGDDLFVTNVERLQRGIDEGIANSILIKVNQIGSLTETIDSIRLADRHSYTSVTSHRSGETEDATIADLAVALNTGQIKTGSASRSDRMAKYNQLLRIEEMLGSTAEYGGPLFAKR; this is encoded by the coding sequence ATGAGTACCATCGTCGATGTCCACGGACGCCAAATCCTTGATTCCCGCGGTAATCCTACCGTGGAAGTCGACGTCACGCTCGCCGACGGCACCGTCGGCTCGGCAGCGGTCCCCAGCGGTGCCAGCACCGGTGCCCACGAGGCCTGGGAGCTGCGCGACGGCGAGGACGCCTACATGGGCAAGGGCGTCACCAAGGCCGTTTCGCACATCAATGACGAAATCGCCGACGAGCTGATCGGCATGGACGCGACCGATCAAATAGGCGTCGATCAGCAGATGCTCGACCTCGACGGCACGCCCAACAAGAGCCGTCTCGGGGCGAATGCGATCCTCGGCGTTTCGTTGGCCACGGCTCACGCTGCCGCCCGATTTTGCGAGTTGCCGCTGTTCCGTTACCTCGGCGGCTCGAACGCCCGCCTGCTTCCCGCGCCAATGATGAACATCCTCAACGGTGGCGAACACGCGGACAACTCGGTCGACATTCAAGAGTTCATGGTCATGCCGCTGGGCTTCGACAACTTCAGCGACGCGTTGCGTTGCGGCTGCGAGATCTTCCACAACCTCAAGAAGGTCCTCAGCGAAAAAGGAATGAACACCGCCGTCGGCGACGAAGGAGGCTTCGCCCCGAACTTGGGCGCCAACGCGGAAGCCTTCGACGTGATCCTCACCGCCATCGAGAAGGCAGGCTACAAACCAGGCGAGCAAGTCTGGTTCGCCATGGACTGTGCCGCCACGGAGTTTTACGACTCCGACAAGAAGGTTTACACCATCGACGGCAAGGAACTCGACTCCGCCGGCATGGTCGACCTGCTCGCCAGTTGGGTCGACAAGCACCCAATCTGCTCCATTGAAGACGGCTGCGGCGAAGACGACTGGGAAGGTTGGAAACTGCTCACCGACAAGATCGGCGATAAGTGCCAGCTCGTAGGCGATGACCTGTTCGTCACCAACGTCGAGCGCCTGCAACGCGGCATCGACGAGGGAATCGCTAACAGCATTCTCATCAAGGTGAACCAAATCGGCTCGCTCACCGAGACGATCGACAGCATCCGCCTCGCCGACCGCCACAGCTACACCAGCGTCACCAGCCACCGCAGCGGCGAAACCGAGGACGCCACCATCGCCGACCTGGCCGTCGCCCTAAACACCGGCCAAATCAAAACCGGCAGCGCCAGCCGCAGCGACCGCATGGCCAAGTACAACCAGTTGCTACGGATCGAAGAGATGCTCGGCAGCACGGCAGAGTACGGCGGGCCGTTGTTTGCGAAACGGTGA
- a CDS encoding tetratricopeptide repeat protein: protein MHPTSPRYRSRLLVAALFSVVGILHTPQLNAEQRITLRSGTEIVATKIEMDGDAVKLQVDDQAALTVPLEKIASITSVEGHQGDAAQRLLLAAFETRAMTENASEGLGLLAEAYRQAPDNPRVAYWYARAVLDNGEGKAASRILEKHRQEIEAALPGMLEPLEKKVAARVKVESLPEDLVRFIDAANLTAETAKVNRNGRMTAYMYFRLVDQHEKPLNKTELQVSCRGSEEVLTPCDDGYFFFQYSISPSSSHNYEHLTLSTASYELKQQKFELSGSFHHAEDAGELQAYRFTEEDKQPVELKLVDAEKNPVPKANVSVKPRTGRSTNPETYTSDSEGIVRMKCYPTFLSVTAQADGYKTETLSLNLTSHATKAATQEEKPVVKRELKLHHGLTATLRLAWRGKVQQFGGNQAPQEMRGAALLKVVAGNVIPNQQWPHWLNVQQIEDRLTLTLVDQMRGHHQTLVGEPTWTRMLATAEGEEDAALSYEDIDLEGIERFKDKAKEPTTRQQPKNLYGSQGSYHLDPKSLFYGHFTGGHQGRMGAFAYKLEVESLRSGPHNKPN, encoded by the coding sequence ATGCACCCCACGTCTCCTCGCTATCGCTCTCGCTTACTCGTTGCCGCGTTGTTTTCGGTCGTCGGCATTCTTCACACACCGCAACTTAATGCCGAACAGCGAATCACCCTCCGCTCCGGCACCGAGATCGTCGCCACGAAGATCGAAATGGACGGCGATGCTGTCAAGCTGCAGGTTGACGACCAAGCAGCACTCACCGTTCCGCTGGAGAAGATCGCCAGCATCACTTCGGTCGAAGGGCACCAGGGCGACGCGGCTCAGCGACTTTTGTTGGCTGCTTTCGAGACTCGTGCGATGACCGAAAACGCTTCGGAAGGGCTTGGCCTGCTTGCTGAGGCCTATCGCCAAGCTCCGGACAATCCACGAGTGGCTTATTGGTACGCACGAGCGGTACTCGACAATGGCGAAGGAAAAGCGGCTAGCAGAATTCTGGAGAAGCACCGCCAGGAGATCGAAGCCGCCTTGCCTGGGATGCTGGAACCCCTCGAAAAGAAGGTCGCCGCCCGTGTGAAGGTCGAGTCGCTCCCGGAGGATTTGGTCCGCTTTATCGACGCGGCCAACCTAACGGCAGAAACCGCCAAGGTGAATCGCAACGGTCGGATGACGGCTTACATGTATTTCCGTCTCGTGGATCAACATGAGAAGCCGCTGAACAAGACCGAGTTGCAAGTCAGTTGTCGTGGTTCGGAGGAAGTTTTGACTCCTTGCGACGACGGATACTTCTTCTTTCAGTATTCGATCTCTCCGAGTTCGAGCCACAACTACGAGCACCTGACGCTTAGTACAGCCAGCTATGAACTAAAACAGCAAAAGTTCGAACTCTCAGGGAGTTTTCATCACGCCGAAGATGCCGGAGAACTGCAGGCGTATCGCTTTACCGAAGAAGATAAGCAACCGGTCGAACTAAAGCTGGTCGATGCCGAGAAGAACCCGGTCCCAAAAGCCAATGTTAGCGTGAAGCCACGGACCGGTCGTTCGACGAATCCTGAAACCTATACCTCAGACTCAGAGGGGATCGTACGCATGAAGTGCTACCCGACTTTTCTCTCAGTCACGGCACAAGCAGACGGCTACAAAACGGAAACACTCTCGCTGAATCTCACGAGTCACGCTACCAAGGCGGCAACCCAGGAAGAAAAACCTGTCGTCAAGCGCGAGCTGAAACTTCATCACGGCCTCACGGCAACCCTCCGCTTGGCGTGGCGCGGCAAGGTGCAACAGTTCGGCGGTAATCAGGCCCCGCAAGAGATGCGCGGAGCTGCACTATTAAAAGTTGTTGCCGGCAATGTGATTCCCAACCAACAATGGCCCCACTGGCTGAACGTCCAGCAGATCGAAGATCGCCTGACGCTCACCCTGGTCGACCAAATGCGAGGCCATCATCAAACACTCGTTGGCGAACCCACCTGGACACGCATGCTCGCCACAGCAGAGGGCGAAGAAGACGCTGCACTCTCGTACGAAGATATCGATTTAGAGGGCATTGAACGCTTCAAGGACAAAGCAAAAGAACCGACCACCAGACAGCAGCCGAAGAATCTCTACGGGTCGCAAGGCAGCTATCATCTTGACCCCAAATCGCTGTTCTACGGCCACTTCACCGGCGGCCACCAAGGCCGCATGGGTGCGTTCGCGTACAAGCTAGAGGTCGAGTCACTCCGCTCCGGACCCCACAATAAACCGAACTGA
- the surE gene encoding 5'/3'-nucleotidase SurE, with protein MQILLTNDDGIYAPGLAALERQLRALGDVQVVAPLTEQSGVGHAITYLTPLMAREVFDGPRRRGWGVEGSPADCVKLAVSELCPQRPDLVVSGINSGMNAGINVLYSGTVAAAIEGAFFGITSIAVSLEYDEQARFDRAAELAVPIIGQILEQKDAESQLFNLNLPATALEAGAEVKVAPLSVAPWGEDFERRMDPRNRPYFWATGVQPQPPSHIDTDLSLLREGYITLTPLKFDMTARDELEAMQSWQLGTPFADINN; from the coding sequence GTGCAGATACTCCTTACGAACGATGATGGCATCTACGCGCCTGGGTTGGCTGCCCTGGAACGTCAATTGCGGGCTCTAGGTGACGTGCAAGTGGTCGCCCCGCTGACCGAGCAAAGCGGCGTTGGCCACGCGATTACCTACCTGACGCCACTAATGGCTCGTGAGGTGTTCGACGGCCCCCGCCGGCGTGGGTGGGGGGTCGAGGGGAGCCCGGCTGACTGCGTGAAATTGGCAGTCTCTGAGTTGTGTCCCCAGCGGCCCGATTTGGTTGTCAGTGGCATCAATAGCGGCATGAATGCCGGGATAAACGTGCTTTACAGCGGCACCGTTGCTGCTGCGATTGAAGGGGCTTTCTTCGGAATCACCAGCATCGCCGTCTCCTTGGAGTACGACGAACAAGCCCGCTTCGACAGAGCGGCAGAACTAGCTGTACCAATCATCGGGCAAATCCTTGAGCAGAAGGACGCGGAGTCCCAACTCTTCAACTTGAATCTTCCAGCAACTGCTTTGGAGGCAGGAGCCGAAGTGAAAGTCGCTCCCCTTTCGGTCGCCCCTTGGGGTGAAGATTTTGAGCGACGCATGGACCCACGGAATCGGCCTTATTTCTGGGCTACTGGGGTTCAGCCGCAACCTCCGTCGCATATCGATACGGATCTCTCGTTGTTGCGTGAAGGATACATCACCCTTACGCCCCTCAAATTCGACATGACCGCGCGTGACGAGCTGGAAGCGATGCAATCGTGGCAGCTTGGCACGCCATTCGCTGATATCAACAATTAA
- the guaA gene encoding glutamine-hydrolyzing GMP synthase, which produces MTKTAPAPPNVPSAAAAQRVLVLDFGSQYAQLIARRVREQNVYCEIVRHDITAQRLQELDPVGIILSGGPNSVYEPGAPQCDPNLFELGIPVLGICYGMQLVCQALGGKVDNAPSREYGRAECEITDAGELFADVAAMTQVWMSHGDQVAGIADDFQPLAKTATCPYAAIKHKQLPIYGLQFHPEVTHTPEGPTVLGNFLKTVCQADGTWKLGDFADETIARIREQVGDNRVICGLSGGVDSAVVAAILAEAIGEQLSCILVDNGLLRLDEERAVVEEFSDHFKTDLHVVKAEDRFLDVLAGVTDPQEKRRRIGHTFIECFAEEANKIEGVRYLAQGTLYPDVIESGAAPDGPADTIKLHHNVGGLPEELGFDLIEPLRDLFKDEVRRLGLQLGLPEEIVWRHPFPGPGLAVRCLGEVTKQRLDTLRAADAIVVGEIKAAGLYRATSQSFAVLLPIQSVGVMGDSRTYDDTIAVRSVNTDDFMTADWSHLPYDLLARISTRIINEVQGVNRVVYDISSKPPATIEWE; this is translated from the coding sequence ATGACCAAGACCGCCCCCGCCCCGCCGAATGTTCCCTCAGCCGCGGCCGCCCAGCGGGTATTGGTGCTCGACTTCGGCTCTCAGTACGCCCAACTTATCGCGCGACGAGTGCGGGAGCAAAACGTCTACTGCGAGATCGTCCGTCACGACATCACTGCCCAACGGCTTCAGGAACTCGACCCCGTCGGGATCATCCTCTCGGGCGGCCCCAACAGCGTCTACGAGCCGGGGGCTCCTCAGTGCGATCCAAACCTGTTCGAGCTCGGCATCCCCGTGCTGGGCATTTGCTATGGCATGCAACTCGTCTGCCAAGCCCTGGGTGGCAAGGTCGATAACGCTCCATCAAGGGAATACGGACGGGCCGAGTGCGAAATCACCGACGCGGGGGAACTCTTCGCCGATGTCGCTGCAATGACGCAAGTTTGGATGAGCCACGGCGATCAGGTGGCGGGGATTGCTGACGACTTTCAGCCGTTAGCCAAAACCGCTACGTGCCCTTACGCAGCAATCAAGCATAAACAGTTGCCCATTTATGGACTTCAATTTCACCCCGAAGTGACGCATACCCCCGAGGGACCGACGGTTCTGGGGAATTTCCTGAAGACCGTCTGCCAAGCCGACGGCACATGGAAGCTGGGCGACTTTGCCGATGAGACGATCGCGCGGATTCGTGAACAGGTCGGCGACAACCGTGTGATCTGTGGCCTCTCCGGCGGTGTCGACTCCGCCGTGGTCGCTGCGATTCTAGCCGAAGCGATTGGTGAACAGCTCTCCTGTATTCTCGTCGACAACGGTCTACTTCGCCTCGATGAAGAAAGGGCCGTGGTCGAGGAGTTCAGCGACCACTTTAAGACCGACTTACACGTCGTGAAAGCTGAGGATCGCTTTCTGGATGTTCTTGCTGGCGTGACCGACCCACAGGAGAAACGCCGTCGCATCGGGCACACTTTTATTGAGTGCTTTGCTGAAGAGGCGAACAAGATCGAGGGCGTGAGATACCTCGCACAGGGAACGCTTTACCCCGACGTGATCGAAAGCGGTGCCGCCCCAGATGGCCCAGCGGACACAATCAAGCTGCACCACAATGTTGGCGGACTACCCGAAGAGCTTGGCTTCGATCTGATTGAGCCGCTCCGCGACTTGTTCAAGGACGAGGTTCGTCGCCTAGGACTTCAACTTGGCTTGCCTGAAGAAATTGTCTGGCGGCATCCGTTCCCGGGACCAGGGCTGGCCGTGCGTTGTCTTGGGGAAGTCACGAAGCAGCGACTCGACACTCTTCGTGCCGCGGACGCCATCGTAGTCGGCGAAATCAAAGCGGCAGGGCTCTATCGGGCGACCTCACAGTCTTTTGCCGTTTTGCTACCCATCCAAAGCGTCGGTGTGATGGGCGACAGCCGCACGTACGACGATACGATCGCCGTACGCAGTGTGAATACCGACGACTTCATGACCGCCGACTGGAGCCACTTGCCCTACGACTTGCTGGCCAGGATTTCCACACGAATCATTAACGAAGTGCAGGGTGTGAATCGTGTTGTTTACGACATCAGCAGTAAGCCACCAGCGACGATTGAGTGGGAGTAG
- a CDS encoding four helix bundle protein produces MNRQELSDRTKEFALRIIKLVSSLPNTNVARTLGNQLLRSGTSIGANYREACRAGTKKHFTSILTISLREADETSYWLELLAESEIVNPKQLESLRQECSELVAIFAASVKTSRS; encoded by the coding sequence ATGAATCGCCAGGAGTTATCTGACCGCACGAAAGAGTTCGCGTTACGCATCATCAAGCTCGTCAGTAGCCTTCCAAACACGAATGTTGCCAGAACGCTCGGCAACCAACTACTTCGTTCAGGGACATCAATAGGAGCGAATTACCGAGAAGCCTGCCGAGCTGGTACCAAGAAGCATTTTACTTCCATCCTAACGATCTCCCTACGAGAAGCAGACGAGACTTCATACTGGCTAGAGTTACTCGCTGAATCGGAAATCGTCAATCCAAAGCAGCTCGAATCACTTCGACAGGAATGCAGCGAGCTAGTCGCCATTTTCGCAGCAAGCGTAAAGACCTCGCGAAGCTAG
- the ettA gene encoding energy-dependent translational throttle protein EttA, whose amino-acid sequence MSKKYIYQIANLTKKINQREVLKEIYLAFYPGAKIGVLGRNGSGKSTLLKIMAGLDKDFDGSAELTEGFTVGLLEQEPQLNPDKDVQGNVEEAVAETRALLDEFEQIGDKYAEVADDPDAMEKLMNRQAALQDKIDAANAWEVDRQIEIAMNAMNLPPADADVTKLSGGEKRRVALCKLLLQKPDLLLLDEPTNHLDAESIAWLERHLAEYAGTIVAVTHDRYFLDNVAGWILELDRGQGFPYEGNYTSWLQQKQKRLEMEEKKKTARQKTLARELEWIRMSPKARQSKSKARVNAYEQMVAEEFEDRPEELEIQIPPGPRLGEKVIEGVNLSKSYGDRLIFENCNFRLPAGGIVGIIGPNGAGKTTLLRMLMGQEEPDSGELIVGETVELGYVDQSRDDLNADATVYEEISGGLDNLQMGKRTMNSRAYVSRFNFSGTDQQKKVGILSGGERNRVHLAKLLRRGSNVLLLDEPTNDLDVDTLRALEEAVANFAGCAVVVSHDRWFLDRLATHILAFEGDGYVHWCEGNFETYEREHRERVGKDADEPKRFRYKKLQQS is encoded by the coding sequence ATGAGCAAAAAATACATCTACCAGATCGCCAATCTTACCAAGAAGATCAACCAGCGTGAGGTCCTCAAGGAAATCTACCTAGCGTTCTATCCAGGCGCGAAAATTGGTGTCCTCGGGCGCAACGGCAGTGGAAAGAGTACGCTGCTGAAGATCATGGCAGGGCTCGACAAGGACTTTGACGGGTCGGCGGAATTGACCGAGGGCTTTACGGTTGGCTTGCTGGAGCAGGAACCGCAGCTCAATCCCGACAAAGACGTGCAAGGCAACGTCGAGGAAGCGGTTGCCGAGACGCGGGCGTTGCTCGATGAGTTTGAGCAGATCGGCGACAAGTACGCGGAGGTCGCCGACGATCCCGATGCCATGGAAAAGCTCATGAATCGTCAGGCAGCTTTGCAGGACAAGATCGACGCGGCGAACGCCTGGGAGGTTGATCGACAGATTGAAATCGCCATGAACGCGATGAACTTACCCCCCGCCGACGCCGATGTGACGAAACTCTCCGGCGGCGAAAAACGGCGGGTCGCCCTTTGTAAGTTGCTTCTGCAAAAGCCCGACCTGCTGCTGCTCGACGAGCCGACCAACCATCTGGATGCCGAAAGCATCGCCTGGCTGGAACGCCACCTCGCGGAGTATGCGGGTACGATCGTTGCCGTGACACACGATCGTTACTTCCTGGACAACGTCGCCGGGTGGATTCTTGAACTCGACCGTGGGCAGGGCTTTCCCTACGAAGGGAACTACACCTCCTGGCTCCAGCAGAAGCAAAAACGCCTGGAGATGGAGGAGAAGAAGAAAACCGCTCGCCAAAAGACTCTGGCACGCGAGTTGGAATGGATTCGCATGTCTCCCAAAGCCCGCCAGTCGAAGAGCAAGGCCCGCGTGAACGCTTACGAGCAGATGGTGGCTGAGGAATTTGAAGATCGCCCCGAGGAGCTAGAAATCCAAATTCCACCGGGACCACGGTTGGGCGAGAAAGTGATTGAAGGCGTGAACCTCAGCAAGTCGTACGGCGATCGGCTCATCTTCGAAAACTGCAACTTCCGTCTTCCCGCTGGTGGCATCGTGGGCATTATCGGCCCCAACGGTGCCGGCAAGACCACACTGCTACGAATGTTGATGGGGCAGGAAGAGCCCGACAGCGGCGAGTTGATCGTTGGCGAAACGGTGGAACTCGGCTACGTCGATCAATCTCGCGACGATCTGAACGCCGACGCAACCGTCTACGAGGAAATCTCTGGTGGGCTCGACAATTTGCAGATGGGCAAGCGGACGATGAACTCGCGGGCTTATGTATCGAGATTCAACTTCAGTGGCACCGATCAACAAAAGAAGGTCGGCATCCTTTCCGGTGGTGAGCGAAATCGCGTTCACCTTGCGAAACTCCTGCGACGCGGTTCCAACGTTTTGCTGTTAGACGAACCGACGAACGACTTAGACGTCGATACGCTCCGGGCGCTAGAAGAGGCGGTCGCCAACTTCGCCGGTTGTGCCGTGGTCGTCAGTCACGATCGTTGGTTCCTCGACCGATTGGCGACTCACATTCTGGCTTTCGAAGGGGATGGCTACGTCCACTGGTGCGAGGGCAACTTCGAGACCTACGAACGGGAACATCGCGAGCGAGTGGGCAAGGATGCTGATGAGCCTAAGCGGTTCAGGTATAAGAAATTGCAGCAGAGTTAG
- a CDS encoding VOC family protein, which translates to MKINMIGLFTDQFEVMKTFYRDVLDFQILEELPQYVEFGGQPVRFALCDRQVMKETTGYEGYQQSATGTPFEMAFECESREELETHFAELLEKGAKLVKHPSEMPWGQYAAFFADPDGHVHELFVHN; encoded by the coding sequence ATGAAGATTAACATGATTGGTCTTTTCACTGACCAGTTTGAAGTGATGAAGACTTTCTACCGTGATGTCTTGGACTTTCAGATTCTTGAAGAACTACCGCAGTATGTCGAGTTCGGCGGCCAGCCGGTTCGTTTTGCTTTGTGCGATCGCCAAGTGATGAAGGAAACCACGGGCTACGAAGGCTACCAACAATCTGCAACCGGCACGCCTTTTGAGATGGCGTTTGAGTGCGAGTCTCGCGAAGAGCTAGAAACGCATTTTGCTGAGTTGCTGGAGAAGGGAGCAAAGCTCGTGAAGCACCCCAGCGAAATGCCCTGGGGGCAATACGCGGCATTCTTTGCCGATCCCGACGGGCATGTTCACGAACTGTTCGTCCACAATTAG